A single Ziziphus jujuba cultivar Dongzao chromosome 11, ASM3175591v1 DNA region contains:
- the LOC107432035 gene encoding putative homeobox-leucine zipper protein ATHB-51 isoform X1, which translates to MDWNSNLRHFVSRPECSFGFLYNYDYDQYPGMEVKHQLMVPETPQGLVSTMEKNSNSYSCSQEKKKRLTSDQLESLERSFQEEIKLDPDRKMKLSRDLGLQPRQIAVWFQNRRARWKAKQLERLYDSLKQELDVMSKEKQKLQEEVMKLKALLREQAARKQISVGYTELSGEETVESTSVAAIRSSNKSQGMNQQQHQIAACNNSVFNVEEYNTVVSPSYWGALPSYP; encoded by the exons ATGGATTGGAATAGCAACTTAAGACACTTTGTTTCTCGACCAGAATGTTCCTTTGGCTTCCTCTACAACTACGACTATGACCAGTATCCAG GAATGGAGGTGAAGCACCAGCTGATGGTGCCAGAGACTCCACAAGGGTTGGTTTCTACAATGGAGAAGAATAGTAATAGCTATAGCTGCAGtcaggagaagaagaagagattgACAAGTGATCAGTTAGAGTCACTGGAGAGAAGCTTCCAGGAGGAGATAAAGCTGGACCCAGATAGGAAAATGAAACTTTCCCGAGATCTGGGTCTCCAACCTCGCCAAATTGCTGTTTGGTTCCAAAACAGGCGTGCTAGGTGGAAGGCCAAACAGCTTGAGCGCTTGTATGACTCACTTAAACAAGAGCTTGATGTTATGTCTAAAGAGAAGCAGAAGCTCCAAGAGGAG GTGATGAAATTGAAAGCCTTGCTAAGAGAACAAGCAGCAAGGAAGCAAATATCTGTAGGTTACACAGAATTATCAGGGGAAGAGACGGTAGAGAGCACATCGGTGGCGGCGATTCGTAGCTCAAACAAGTCACAAGGAATGAACCAGCAGCAGCATCAGATTGCAGCGTGCAACAACAGTGTGTTCAATGTGGAAGAATATAACACTGTAGTATCACCATCTTACTGGGGAGCGCTGCCTTCTTACCCCTAG
- the LOC107432035 gene encoding putative homeobox-leucine zipper protein ATHB-51 isoform X2: MEVKHQLMVPETPQGLVSTMEKNSNSYSCSQEKKKRLTSDQLESLERSFQEEIKLDPDRKMKLSRDLGLQPRQIAVWFQNRRARWKAKQLERLYDSLKQELDVMSKEKQKLQEEVMKLKALLREQAARKQISVGYTELSGEETVESTSVAAIRSSNKSQGMNQQQHQIAACNNSVFNVEEYNTVVSPSYWGALPSYP; this comes from the exons ATGGAGGTGAAGCACCAGCTGATGGTGCCAGAGACTCCACAAGGGTTGGTTTCTACAATGGAGAAGAATAGTAATAGCTATAGCTGCAGtcaggagaagaagaagagattgACAAGTGATCAGTTAGAGTCACTGGAGAGAAGCTTCCAGGAGGAGATAAAGCTGGACCCAGATAGGAAAATGAAACTTTCCCGAGATCTGGGTCTCCAACCTCGCCAAATTGCTGTTTGGTTCCAAAACAGGCGTGCTAGGTGGAAGGCCAAACAGCTTGAGCGCTTGTATGACTCACTTAAACAAGAGCTTGATGTTATGTCTAAAGAGAAGCAGAAGCTCCAAGAGGAG GTGATGAAATTGAAAGCCTTGCTAAGAGAACAAGCAGCAAGGAAGCAAATATCTGTAGGTTACACAGAATTATCAGGGGAAGAGACGGTAGAGAGCACATCGGTGGCGGCGATTCGTAGCTCAAACAAGTCACAAGGAATGAACCAGCAGCAGCATCAGATTGCAGCGTGCAACAACAGTGTGTTCAATGTGGAAGAATATAACACTGTAGTATCACCATCTTACTGGGGAGCGCTGCCTTCTTACCCCTAG
- the LOC107432060 gene encoding F-box protein PP2-A15: MGSSLSNLTEGANGSTNGPGLGDIPESCVACVFLYLTPPEICNLARLNRAFRGAASSDAVWETKLPPNYHDLLDFLPPERYQNLSKKDIFALLSRPVPFDDGNKEVWLDRVTGRVCMSISAKGMAITGIEDRRYWNWIPTEESRFHVVAYLQQIWWFEVDGVVKFPFPADVYTLSFRLHLGRFSKRLGRRVCNFEHTHGWDIKPVKFELSTSDGQQSSCEFCLDACEHDDSSGNHKRGCWIEYKVGEFIVSDSEPATEVRFSMKQIDCTHSKGGLCVDSVFIIPSDLKERKRKGF; encoded by the exons ATGGGTTCGTCACTCTCGAACCTGACAGAGGGAGCGAATGGTTCGACCAATGGTCCGGGCCTGGGGGACATACCGGAGAGCTGCGTGGCTTGCGTGTTTCTGTATCTAACTCCGCCGGAGATTTGCAATCTCGCGCGGCTCAACCGGGCGTTTCGTGGGGCGGCGTCGTCTGATGCGGTCTGGGAAACTAAGTTGCCCCCCAATTACCACGATCTGCTTGATTTTCTACCTCCAGAGAGATACCAAAACTTGTCGAAGAAGGACATATTTGCTTTGCTCTCGCGCCCTGTACCCTTTGACGATGGCAATAAG GAAGTTTGGCTGGACAGGGTTACGGGAAGGGTTTGCATGTCAATATCGGCAAAGGGGATGGCCATAACTGGGATCGAAGATCGAAGATACTGGAATTGGATTCCTACGGAAGAATCAAG GTTCCATGTTGTGGCCTATTTGCAACAAATTTGGTGGTTTGAAGTAGATGGAGTGGTAAAGTTCCCTTTTCCCGCTGATGTCTATACCCTGTCTTTCAGGCTTCACCTAGGAAGATTTTCTAAACGGCTTGGACGGCGTGTTTGCAATTTTGAGCATACTCATGGTTGGGATATAAAGCCAGTAAAATTTGAGCTGTCTACTTCAGATGGTCAGCAGTCATCGTGTGAGTTCTGTTTAGATGCGTGTGAACATGATGATTCAAGTGGTAATCATAAGCGAGGATGCTGGATAGAGTACAAGGTGGGTGAATTTATTGTCAGTGACTCGGAACCTGCAACAGAAGTTAGATTTTCCATGAAGCAGAtcgattgtactcattccaaagGTGGACTTTGCGTAGATTCTGTGTTCATTATTCCTAGTGACCTAAAAGAGCGTAAAAGGAAGGGATTTTGA
- the LOC107432054 gene encoding uncharacterized protein LOC107432054, producing the protein MEANGLGGGLFSGLGSGMLGLEMPLHQQQNPPNPQNPHRVHPQMVAYAHHDADHHPQPQQSVKHGYPYAAKSKQIALSDEDEPGFGAEDSAGDGKRKVSPWQRMKWTDTMVRLLIMAVYYIGDEGGSEGTDLTGKKKPSGGLLQKKGKWKSVSRAMMEKGFYVSPQQCEDKFNDLNKRYKRVNDILGKGTACRVVENQNLLEMMDLTPKMKEEVKKLLNSKHLFFREMCAYHNSCGHGVGGGASGAHQSPELTQEQSLVPLNQQTQQQQRCFHSTDNVPVVGNMGRAETEGSKLIKAGSGGEEEDDDDDDDDDDSDDDDDEDEEEVAEGCSRGQNGHGHEDEDDINNERSSRKRPRKGGLSESSQIMHQLSCEVMAVLQDGTKSSWEKKQWIEMRLIQLEEQQMSYKAQAFELEKQRFKWLKFRSKKEREMERAKLENERRRLENVRMGLLLRQKELEFLDLHHGQPQQQQQQQQQNSSNKRGNGVQSPG; encoded by the coding sequence atgGAAGCCAATGGTTTAGGGGGTGGATTGTTTTCTGGCTTGGGTTCTGGAATGCTAGGGCTAGAAATGCCTTTACACCAGCAACAAAACCCCCCAAATCCTCAAAACCCACATCGTGTACACCCCCAAATGGTTGCCTACGCCCACCATGATGCTGATCACCATCCACAACCTCAGCAATCTGTCAAACATGGATACCCTTATGCTGCCAAATCCAAGCAAATAGCCCTTAGTGATGAAGATGAACCAGGGTTTGGTGCTGAAGACAGTGCTGGAGACGGCAAGAGGAAAGTATCCCCATGGCAGAGAATGAAGTGGACAGACACCATGGTTAGGCTCCTAATAATGGCGGTCTATTATATTGGCGATGAGGGTGGCTCTGAAGGGACCGATCTTACGGGCAAGAAGAAACCTTCCGGGGGATTGTTACAGAAGAAAGGGAAATGGAAATCAGTATCTCGGGCAATGATGGAAAAGGGGTTCTATGTGTCTCCGCAGCAGTGCGAGGACAAGTTCAATGATTTGAACAAGAGGTATAAAAGGGTGAATGATATACTCGGAAAGGGAACGGCTTGCCGGGTTGTGGAAAATCAAAACCTGTTGGAGATGATGGATTTGACTCCCAAAATGAAAGAAGAAGTTAAGAAATTACTCAATTCTAAGCACCTGTTTTTCAGAGAAATGTGTGCTTACCACAACAGTTGTGGTCACGGTGTCGGTGGTGGAGCTAGTGGTGCCCATCAATCGCCTGAGCTGACTCAGGAGCAATCTTTGGTTCCGCTAAACCAGCAGACCCAGCAGCAGCAACGTTGCTTCCATTCAACGGATAATGTCCCAGTAGTGGGTAATATGGGCAGGGCAGAAACAGAGGGATCCAAATTGATTAAAGCAGGAAGTGGTGGTGAAGAAGAGgacgacgatgatgatgatgatgatgatgattcggATGACGACGACGATGAAGACGAAGAAGAGGTGGCTGAAGGCTGTTCTCGGGGTCAAAATGGGCATGGACATGAAGATGAGGACGACATTAACAATGAAAGAAGTTCGCGTAAAAGACCAAGAAAGGGAGGTTTATCAGAATCCTCACAAATAATGCATCAATTGAGCTGCGAGGTGATGGCTGTGCTCCAAGATGGAACAAAGAGCTCATGGGAAAAGAAGCAGTGGATAGAGATGAGGTTGATTCAATTGGAGGAGCAGCAAATGAGCTATAAAGCTCAAGCTTTTGAGCTAGAGAAGCAGAGGTTCAAGTGGTTGAAGTTtagaagcaagaaggagagggAAATGGAGAGAGCCAAGTTGGAGAATGAGAGAAGGAGGCTTGAGAATGTGAGAATGGGATTGCTTCTTAGGCAGAAAGAGTTGGAGTTTTTAGATCTTCATCATGGTCAACCgcaacaacagcagcagcaacagcaaCAAAATTCCTCAAATAAGAGAGGCAATGGTGTCCAATCTCCCGGATAA